One part of the Aspergillus luchuensis IFO 4308 DNA, chromosome 5, nearly complete sequence genome encodes these proteins:
- a CDS encoding putative carboxylesterase (COG:I;~EggNog:ENOG410PKEN;~InterPro:IPR019826,IPR002018,IPR029058;~MEROPS:MER0034664;~PFAM:PF00135) — MALLETLGHPYLKSLAHRGYIQGTTLHSKATNQPLCHYFGSVRYALPPPERWRRAQKLPQSYSYGTKDQPAPCDQDAAVCPQPSFMGRPYTKGFTEDCFEASVWVPLGEPPKEGWPVLFFIHGGWLQFGHPNGFSAAALIGDAGLNAIVVLPAYRLNVFGFLYSSEIEKDAASVGETAGNHGFWDQRLALEWTRDNISLFGGNPSQITVSGYSAGAYSTFYQLAYDLQFPASQAIIKQACIWSNAAAVQPKSPASAQEQFDQLLSALNIPSTLPWAEKISHLRSLPSQTLLDAAMSVQLNQYRPTSDSAFIQPTLFKSLDSGAFARTLSARNIRIMLGECRDERHLYAAWFPPQADSLPALHSRLLADYPRHVVDTLMKLHYPDGKLPSCCENWDNDAFGRVYAKMQVHDMQRGLIHALASGGAGHLLYRYRIEWRAKCVDANIPPDWEVTHSSDYPIWFWGNGHVLEPEEKGVIRRALIDPFIGFVHGEDVKWGTTHHREMRTLKPDGSVEIVQDTALWDEAMRVWKALREVGEPEASAAKL; from the exons ATGGCACTTCTGGAGACACTTGGTCATCCCTACCTGAAGTCCCTGGCCCATCGTGGCTACATTCAGGGCACCACTCTGCACTCCAAAGCAACTAACCAGCCCCTATGTCACTACTTCGGATCTGTCCGATatgcccttcctcctcctgaaAGATGGCGCCGGGCACAGAAGCTCCCCCAGTCCTATTCCTACGGCACCAAAGACCAACCCGCCCCATGCGACCAAGACGCTGCTGTCTGTCCGCAGCCCAGCTTCATGGGTCGCCCGTACACGAAGGGGTTCACAGAGGACTGCTTTGAAGCCAGCGTGTGGGTACCGCTGGGAGAGCCCCCCAAGGAAG GCTGGCcggttctttttttcatcC ACGGAGGCTGGCTACAATTCGGCCACCCGAACGGATTCTCGGCCGCAGCTCTAATAGGCGATGCTGGACTCAACGCCATTGTCGTCCTTCCAGCCTACCGGCTGAACGTATTCGGTTTCTTATACTCCTCGGAGATCGAGAAGGACGCCGCCTCTGTAGGCGAAACAGCAGGCAACCACGGCTTCTGGGACCAGCGTCTAGCCCTAGAATGGACGAGGGACAACATCAGCCTCTTCGGCGGCAACCCATCCCAAATCACCGTCTCCGGATACTCAGCCG GCGCCTACTCAACATTCTACCAACTCGCCTACGACCTCCAATTCCCCGCCTCCCAAGCAATAATCAAACAAGCCTGCATCTGGTCCAACGCCGCCGCCGTGCAGCCCAAGTCTCCAGCCTCCGCCCAAGAACAATTCGATCAACTCCTCTCGGCCCTAAACATCCCCAGCACCCTCCCCTGGGCCGAAAAGATCTCCCATCTGAggtccctcccctcccaaacccTCCTCGACGCCGCCATGAGCGTGCAACTAAACCAATACCGCCCGACCTCCGACTCAGCCTTCATCCAACCCACCCTCTTCAAATCCCTAGACAGCGGGGCCTTCGCGCGCACCCTCTCCGCACGCAACATCCGCATCATGCTCGGCGAATGCCGCGACGAGCGACACCTCTACGCCGCCTGGTTCCCACCACAAGCCGACAGTCTCCCCGCTCTCCATTCCAGACTTCTCGCAGATTATCCGCGCCACGTCGTAGACACGCTGATGAAGCTTCACTACCCGGACGGCAAGTTACCATCGTGCTGCGAGAACTGGGACAATGATGCCTTCGGGCGGGTGTATGCCAAGATGCAGGTGCATGATATGCAGCGCGGGCTGATTCATGCTCTTGCTAGTGGCGGGGCGGGACATTTGCTTTATCGGTATCGGATTGAGTGGCGGGCCAAGTGTGTGGATGCCAATATTCCGCCCGACTGGGAGGTTACGCATTCGAGTGATTATCCGATTTGGTTCTGGGGGAATGGGCATGTGTTGGAGCCGGAGGAGAAAGGTGTTATTCGGCGGGCTTTGATTGATCCGTTTATTGGGTTTGTTCATGGGGAGGATGTGAAGTGGGGTACGACGCATCATCGGGAGATGAGGACTTTGAAGCCTGATGGATCGGTTGAGATTGTACAGGATACTGCGCTTTGGGATGAGGCGATGCGCGTCTGGAAGGCGTTGCGAGAGGTGGGAGAACCGGAGGCTTCTGCTGCGAAGCTCTAA
- a CDS encoding uncharacterized protein (COG:S;~EggNog:ENOG410PTWP): MLRHFRIDDRCHQIYPQLEETDEHTANKLTVDTAPSISSRTKKYKKRGTMSNNQQPQSPRHWHGTVGDRYEHLNVWVRGGPPETYRRPSIPTTTAATATSDRRGSDSSDMSSNSANLSNSPPPSVGDRRRSTGHGASSLFESLTSQKRNSTDQTLNTRRESWNEQGQQGGFFAKWWDGYTRGGSK; the protein is encoded by the exons ATGCTGCGCCATTTTCGAATAGATGACAGATGCCATCAAATATATCCCCAGCTA GAAGAGACAGACG AACACACTGCAAATAAGCTAACCG TTGATACTGCTCCTTCGATCTCATCGAGAACCAAGAAGtacaagaaaagaggaaCCATGAGCAACAACCAACAGCCCCAGTCTCCCCGTCATTGGCATGGCACTGTCGGTGATCGCTACGAGCATCTCAATGTCTGGGTGCGAGGGGGTCCTCCTGAGACCTACCGCCGGCCTTCGatccctaccaccaccgctgccactgccacttcCGACAGACGT GGCTCTGATTCATCGGATATGTCTTCCAACTCTGCCAATCTGAGCAACAGCCCTCCCCCTAGCGTTGGGGATAGAAGACGCTCAACCGGCCATGGCGCATCCAGCCTATTTGAGAGTCTGACAAGTCAGAAGCGCAACTCTACTGACCAGACTCTCAATACACGCCGTGAAAGCTGGAACGAGCAGGGCCAGCAGGGCGGATTCTTCGCCAAGTGGTGGGATGGATACACGAGAGGAGGTAGTAAATAA